The Bacillus sp. Y1 genome has a window encoding:
- a CDS encoding chemotaxis protein CheW yields the protein MLTTTKVVVFQVGTEEYGIPIEHVISIEKVQGITPIPHLPVYVKGIVKVRGELLPVLDFEEILYHRTIQYNDQTRMIVVKTDELTIGVLVNDAKEIIDIEKENLKQLGLVAFNKTSYFSSIANLDSRLITMIDPSMLVQSLEGINEIQQYMKSHQEE from the coding sequence ATGCTTACAACAACAAAAGTAGTCGTTTTTCAAGTTGGGACGGAAGAATACGGTATTCCTATTGAACATGTGATTTCGATAGAGAAGGTGCAAGGAATTACACCAATCCCTCATTTACCTGTGTACGTGAAAGGAATCGTGAAAGTAAGAGGAGAATTACTGCCTGTTCTTGATTTTGAGGAGATCTTATATCACCGAACCATTCAGTACAACGATCAAACGAGGATGATTGTCGTAAAGACAGATGAATTAACCATTGGAGTCCTTGTTAACGACGCAAAAGAGATTATTGATATTGAAAAGGAAAATTTAAAGCAGTTAGGGTTAGTAGCATTTAATAAAACAAGTTACTTTTCTTCCATTGCCAACTTGGATTCTCGTTTAATTACAATGATCGATCCATCTATGCTTGTTCAATCGCTAGAAGGAATAAATGAAATCCAACAATATATGAAATCACACCAAGAAGAGTAG
- a CDS encoding tripeptidase T yields MINEERLLKEFLELVQVDSETKNEAEIAKVLKQKFLELGVDVVEDDTTATTGHGAGNLICTLKGSKEQVDTIYFTSHMDTVVPGKGIKPSIKDGYVVTDGTTILGADDKAGLAVMLEVVRVLKEQSISHGTIQFIITVGEESGLVGAKALDPTLLVAKYGYALDSDGKVGNIIVAAPTQAKVKATIFGKTAHAGVAPEKGISAITIAAKAISRMPLGRIDEETTANIGRFEGGSQTNIVCDHVEILAEARSLVNEKMEEQVQKMKAAFEEVASEMGGRAEVDVQVMYPGFKFGEGDHVVEVARKAAAKIGRSSELLRSGGGSDANVIAGFGIPTVNLAVGYEEIHTTNERMPIEELNKLAEYVIAIIEEVSA; encoded by the coding sequence ATGATTAATGAAGAAAGATTGTTAAAGGAATTTCTTGAGCTCGTTCAAGTGGACTCAGAAACGAAAAATGAAGCAGAAATTGCAAAGGTATTAAAACAGAAATTTTTAGAGCTAGGCGTTGACGTGGTTGAAGACGATACAACTGCAACGACTGGACACGGGGCAGGAAACTTAATTTGTACACTTAAAGGCTCAAAGGAGCAGGTAGACACAATCTACTTCACTTCCCATATGGATACGGTTGTGCCGGGTAAAGGCATCAAACCAAGCATTAAGGATGGTTATGTAGTAACAGATGGTACAACCATTCTCGGAGCGGATGATAAAGCGGGACTTGCCGTTATGCTTGAAGTGGTTCGTGTGTTAAAGGAACAATCTATATCGCACGGAACGATTCAATTTATCATTACTGTTGGAGAAGAGTCTGGATTGGTTGGTGCCAAAGCATTAGATCCAACCTTACTTGTAGCAAAATACGGCTATGCTCTAGATAGTGACGGTAAAGTAGGTAATATTATTGTTGCTGCACCTACGCAGGCAAAAGTAAAGGCAACGATTTTTGGAAAGACAGCACATGCTGGCGTGGCACCTGAAAAAGGGATATCGGCTATTACGATTGCAGCAAAAGCCATTTCAAGAATGCCTCTTGGTCGCATTGATGAGGAAACAACTGCAAATATCGGTCGTTTTGAAGGCGGTTCGCAAACCAATATCGTTTGTGATCACGTTGAAATTTTAGCTGAGGCACGCTCGTTGGTAAATGAGAAGATGGAAGAGCAAGTTCAAAAAATGAAAGCTGCTTTCGAAGAAGTTGCCTCAGAAATGGGTGGCAGAGCAGAGGTTGATGTTCAAGTAATGTACCCTGGCTTTAAATTTGGAGAAGGAGACCATGTGGTTGAAGTAGCGAGAAAAGCGGCTGCCAAAATTGGTCGATCCTCTGAGCTGTTAAGAAGCGGCGGGGGCAGTGATGCGAATGTAATAGCTGGATTTGGAATCCCTACCGTAAACCTAGCAGTGGGTTATGAAGAGATTCACACAACGAATGAAAGAATGCCTATTGAAGAACTCAATAAGTTGGCAGAGTATGTAATTGCTATCATTGAAGAAGTGTCTGCTTAA
- a CDS encoding acyl-CoA carboxylase subunit beta, whose amino-acid sequence MIDIYEKINDLYDRKREVELGGGDQKIEKQHEKGKLTARERIELLVDKGTFIELNPFIEHRCKDFGLENQKGPGDGVVTGYGKVNGRPIYLFSQDFTVFGGALGEMHANKIANVMDLAAKNGAPFIGLNDSGGARIQEGVVSLDGYGKIFYRNAIYSGVIPQISVIMGPCAGGAVYSPAITDFVFMVDQTSQMFITGPKVIETVTGEKISPEDLGGAKVHNSISGNAHFHASTEEEVLAGVRQLLSYLPQNNEEKAPIGQYEDDWDYRPDLTDVVPFDAVRPYDVRKVIEQVVDEDSFMEVQKDFAKNIVVGYARVKGEVIGLVCNQPKFMAGGLDIDSSDKAARFIRFCDSFNIPIITFEDVTGFFPGVKQEHGGIIRHGAKILYAYSEATVPKLTIILRKAYGGAYVALNSKSIGADLVFAWPNAEIAVMGPQGAANIIFAREINQSEDPEATRAQKIEEYREKFANPYVAASMGMVDDVIDPRETRIKIIQSLEMLRNKKETRPNKKHGNIPL is encoded by the coding sequence ATGATCGACATCTATGAGAAAATCAATGATTTATATGACCGGAAAAGAGAAGTAGAGTTAGGTGGGGGAGATCAAAAAATTGAAAAGCAGCATGAAAAAGGAAAGCTGACAGCAAGGGAGAGAATCGAGCTTCTTGTTGACAAGGGGACCTTTATTGAGCTGAACCCTTTTATAGAACATAGATGCAAGGATTTTGGTTTAGAAAATCAAAAGGGTCCAGGCGACGGTGTCGTTACTGGCTATGGAAAGGTAAATGGTCGTCCAATCTACTTGTTCTCTCAAGATTTTACGGTTTTTGGTGGAGCTTTAGGGGAGATGCATGCGAATAAAATAGCGAATGTAATGGATTTGGCTGCGAAAAATGGTGCACCATTTATTGGGCTGAATGATTCGGGTGGAGCTAGAATTCAAGAAGGAGTCGTGTCTCTCGATGGCTACGGAAAGATCTTTTATCGAAATGCCATTTACTCTGGAGTCATACCGCAAATATCTGTGATTATGGGTCCATGTGCAGGTGGGGCGGTGTATTCCCCAGCCATCACTGATTTTGTGTTTATGGTGGATCAAACGAGTCAAATGTTCATAACAGGTCCTAAGGTAATTGAAACGGTTACGGGTGAGAAAATAAGTCCCGAGGATTTAGGAGGGGCAAAGGTACATAACTCCATAAGTGGAAATGCTCATTTTCATGCATCAACGGAGGAAGAAGTACTTGCGGGGGTCCGACAATTATTAAGCTATCTTCCACAGAATAATGAAGAAAAAGCACCGATTGGTCAGTATGAAGATGATTGGGATTACCGTCCTGATTTAACTGATGTGGTACCATTTGACGCGGTCCGTCCGTACGATGTGAGAAAGGTGATTGAGCAAGTAGTAGATGAAGATTCTTTCATGGAGGTTCAAAAGGATTTCGCCAAAAATATCGTTGTCGGGTACGCTCGAGTAAAGGGTGAAGTAATTGGATTAGTATGTAATCAACCGAAGTTTATGGCCGGTGGGTTGGACATAGACTCGTCTGATAAAGCAGCCAGATTTATTCGTTTCTGTGACTCGTTTAACATACCTATTATTACATTTGAGGATGTCACAGGCTTCTTCCCTGGTGTAAAGCAGGAACATGGTGGAATCATCCGACACGGAGCGAAAATATTGTATGCCTATTCAGAAGCAACGGTTCCAAAATTAACGATTATTTTGCGAAAAGCTTATGGCGGAGCCTATGTTGCATTAAACTCGAAGTCTATCGGTGCAGATCTTGTATTTGCTTGGCCGAACGCTGAAATAGCAGTGATGGGACCACAGGGGGCTGCGAATATTATATTTGCAAGAGAAATTAACCAAAGTGAAGATCCAGAGGCAACAAGAGCACAAAAAATTGAGGAATATCGTGAAAAATTTGCTAATCCATATGTGGCCGCAAGTATGGGGATGGTAGATGACGTCATTGATCCGCGTGAAACAAGAATTAAAATTATCCAATCTTTAGAGATGCTTCGTAATAAAAAAGAAACTCGTCCTAATAAAAAGCATGGAAATATTCCCCTTTAA
- the mce gene encoding methylmalonyl-CoA epimerase has protein sequence MEKVINNVDHIGIAVKSIDASLPFYTEVLGLKLVGIEEVPSEQVKVAFIDTGNVMLELLEATNFESAIYKFVEKRGEGIHHIALGVNSIESRIQELKEKGVQMIHDNSKEGAHHARVAFMHPKSTHHVLLELCQRDGGSQK, from the coding sequence ATGGAAAAAGTGATAAATAATGTCGATCACATTGGGATCGCTGTAAAATCAATTGATGCTAGCTTGCCTTTTTACACAGAGGTTCTTGGGTTAAAACTTGTAGGAATCGAAGAAGTCCCATCAGAACAAGTAAAAGTAGCCTTTATAGACACGGGAAACGTCATGTTAGAGTTATTAGAAGCGACAAATTTTGAAAGCGCTATCTATAAGTTTGTCGAAAAGCGCGGAGAAGGAATCCATCATATTGCTCTAGGGGTAAATTCCATAGAATCTAGGATTCAGGAATTAAAAGAGAAGGGTGTACAAATGATTCATGATAATTCAAAAGAAGGAGCACATCATGCAAGAGTGGCCTTTATGCATCCAAAATCAACTCATCATGTGCTTTTAGAATTGTGTCAAAGAGATGGGGGGAGTCAAAAATGA
- the prli42 gene encoding stressosome-associated protein Prli42, whose translation MGNKKTQKIVVYLMLFAMLASTILAGVIAFL comes from the coding sequence ATGGGAAATAAGAAAACACAAAAGATTGTTGTTTATTTAATGCTATTTGCGATGTTAGCATCTACCATACTAGCTGGAGTCATTGCATTTTTATAA
- a CDS encoding L,D-transpeptidase, producing MVSFLLALFIAFTSNPIWPLGENPLPGDPFLIVNKATNEVALINENRVQTVVSAATGKTEELTPEGLFTITVKAKNPYYRKNNINGGDPENPLGTRWIGFDANETDGRIYGLHGTNTPSSIGKYVSQGCVRLQNEAIESLYDFIPIGTKVLITTTNENYAEIAKEYGAISK from the coding sequence ATGGTATCCTTTCTTCTAGCCTTATTTATAGCATTTACTTCAAATCCTATTTGGCCATTAGGAGAAAATCCTCTTCCGGGGGATCCTTTTCTAATTGTCAATAAAGCTACAAATGAAGTAGCTTTAATTAATGAGAATCGAGTTCAGACAGTGGTAAGTGCTGCAACAGGCAAAACGGAGGAGTTAACTCCTGAAGGATTATTTACGATAACGGTTAAGGCAAAAAATCCATATTATCGAAAAAACAATATTAATGGTGGAGATCCAGAAAATCCTTTAGGTACAAGATGGATCGGATTTGACGCAAATGAAACCGATGGAAGAATCTATGGTCTTCATGGAACCAACACTCCTAGTTCCATAGGTAAGTATGTGTCGCAGGGATGTGTGAGACTTCAAAATGAAGCCATCGAATCCCTCTATGATTTTATTCCAATAGGCACAAAGGTATTAATCACAACAACAAATGAAAACTATGCAGAAATAGCAAAAGAATACGGTGCGATTTCAAAATAA
- a CDS encoding aromatic acid exporter family protein, producing MEFKIGYRTVKTALGAAASIMIAQAFGLSSFTSAGILTILCIQVTKKKSVRASWERFLACMVAMVFSIIIFEGIAFHPVMIGLLLLLFIPTAVMVGASDGIVSSTVIILHLYSAGHITKSLLLNELGLIIIGIGVALIMNLYMPSLENKLIDYQRKIEEKFKAIFDEIILYLKNNKTDWDGHEIPETATLIDEAKTLAFRDVENHFLRNENLYYHYFKMREKQFEIIERVLPLVSSISLTVEQGEMIAEFIEDLSNNIHPGNTADIYIEKLERMRVEFQKMELPRTREEFETRAALLHFTKEMEQYLTIKKDFIGMKKPKANKRKKMLQTTKEK from the coding sequence ATGGAATTTAAAATTGGTTACCGAACGGTAAAGACCGCCTTGGGAGCAGCTGCTTCCATTATGATTGCTCAGGCTTTTGGCCTTTCGAGTTTTACATCTGCGGGTATCCTTACCATCCTTTGCATTCAAGTAACAAAAAAGAAAAGTGTACGTGCTTCCTGGGAACGGTTTTTAGCTTGCATGGTGGCAATGGTTTTTTCAATTATTATTTTTGAAGGAATTGCTTTCCATCCCGTCATGATCGGACTTTTATTATTATTATTCATTCCTACAGCGGTAATGGTTGGAGCGAGCGATGGGATTGTGTCGAGCACGGTTATTATTCTGCATTTGTACTCAGCCGGACATATTACAAAGAGTTTATTATTGAATGAATTGGGCTTAATTATTATTGGAATTGGTGTGGCCTTAATTATGAACTTGTATATGCCAAGTTTAGAAAATAAGCTGATTGATTATCAAAGGAAAATAGAGGAGAAATTCAAAGCCATCTTTGACGAAATTATCTTATATTTAAAGAATAATAAAACGGATTGGGATGGTCATGAAATCCCTGAAACAGCGACGCTTATTGATGAGGCAAAAACCCTAGCTTTTCGTGATGTAGAAAACCATTTCCTCCGAAACGAGAACTTATATTATCACTATTTTAAAATGAGAGAGAAGCAATTTGAAATTATTGAAAGAGTATTGCCGCTTGTTAGTTCCATTTCTCTTACCGTCGAACAGGGAGAGATGATTGCGGAATTCATTGAAGATCTCTCAAATAATATCCACCCGGGGAACACAGCGGATATTTATATTGAAAAATTAGAGAGAATGAGAGTGGAATTTCAGAAAATGGAGCTTCCTAGAACACGTGAGGAATTTGAGACTCGGGCGGCTCTTTTGCACTTCACAAAGGAAATGGAGCAATATTTAACGATTAAAAAGGACTTTATTGGAATGAAAAAACCAAAAGCGAATAAAAGGAAGAAGATGCTACAAACTACTAAGGAGAAATAA
- a CDS encoding BrxA/BrxB family bacilliredoxin produces MNMDFNLFMNDVVRQARQEIVAAGYTELKTSEDVDAALSKSGTTLVMVNSVCGCAGGIARPAAMYSVHYDKKPDQLVTVFAGQDKEATATARSYFTDYPPSSPSFALLKDGKILTMVERHEIEGHEPMAVVQKLQEAFDKYCEEV; encoded by the coding sequence GTGAATATGGATTTTAATTTATTTATGAACGATGTGGTTCGACAAGCGCGACAAGAAATTGTTGCTGCTGGATATACAGAATTAAAGACGTCAGAAGATGTGGATGCTGCGCTTTCTAAGTCAGGTACAACACTTGTAATGGTCAACTCAGTATGTGGTTGTGCAGGTGGGATTGCTCGTCCAGCAGCGATGTATTCTGTTCACTACGATAAAAAGCCTGATCAATTAGTAACAGTTTTTGCTGGTCAAGATAAAGAAGCAACAGCAACAGCACGCTCTTATTTTACTGATTATCCACCATCTTCTCCTTCTTTTGCTTTATTAAAGGACGGGAAAATTTTAACAATGGTTGAACGCCATGAAATTGAAGGGCATGAACCAATGGCAGTTGTACAAAAGTTACAAGAAGCATTCGATAAATATTGTGAAGAAGTGTAA
- the meaB gene encoding methylmalonyl Co-A mutase-associated GTPase MeaB: protein MKDNHLDNSFSSAKRFHKKVNNAPTVFELCSGLRNGNRSMLAQAITLIESNADHHFKKAQELLKQILPFSGNSVRIGITGVPGAGKSTFIDSFGMYLCEQGIKVAVLAVDPSSKRSGGSILGDKTRMEHLSRAELAFIRPSPTGGKLGGVHRKTKESIALCEAAGYEVIIVETVGVGQSEVVVRDMVDFFLLLVLTGAGDELQGMKKGIMELADAIVVNKADGKNEAAARKTRDEYNQILHFLQPSTTGWETRAHVCSSLYNKGIEGIWRTIDQFIQETTQSGVFAERRKKQTKDWMHALITDQLQLQFYAHEKIKELLPQLERAVVDGDQTVTSAVDLLFKNFYEKK, encoded by the coding sequence ATGAAAGATAATCATTTAGACAATAGCTTTTCTTCTGCAAAACGATTTCACAAAAAAGTAAATAATGCACCAACGGTCTTTGAGCTTTGCTCAGGGCTAAGGAATGGAAATCGTTCGATGCTCGCTCAAGCGATCACATTAATCGAAAGCAATGCCGACCACCACTTTAAGAAGGCGCAGGAACTTCTTAAACAGATCCTCCCCTTTTCAGGTAACTCGGTCCGGATTGGTATTACAGGTGTACCAGGAGCCGGAAAAAGTACCTTTATCGACTCATTTGGGATGTACTTATGTGAACAAGGAATTAAGGTAGCTGTTCTAGCCGTTGATCCAAGCTCTAAGCGGAGTGGAGGGAGTATTTTAGGAGACAAAACGAGAATGGAACATCTTTCTAGGGCGGAGTTGGCTTTTATTCGTCCGTCCCCTACGGGAGGAAAGCTAGGTGGTGTACATCGAAAAACGAAGGAGTCTATTGCTCTTTGTGAAGCCGCAGGTTATGAAGTGATTATTGTAGAGACAGTTGGTGTGGGACAAAGTGAAGTCGTGGTAAGAGACATGGTAGACTTCTTTCTGCTCCTTGTTTTAACAGGGGCTGGTGACGAGCTGCAAGGGATGAAAAAGGGAATCATGGAGCTTGCCGACGCGATTGTCGTAAATAAAGCGGATGGTAAAAATGAAGCTGCCGCTCGAAAAACTAGGGATGAATATAATCAAATTCTGCATTTCCTTCAACCCTCAACTACAGGTTGGGAAACAAGAGCGCATGTATGCTCAAGCTTATATAATAAAGGAATTGAGGGAATTTGGCGGACAATTGATCAATTTATCCAGGAAACGACACAATCAGGAGTGTTTGCAGAGCGGAGAAAAAAACAAACAAAGGATTGGATGCACGCCTTAATCACGGATCAGCTTCAGTTACAATTTTATGCTCATGAAAAAATAAAAGAATTGCTTCCTCAGCTTGAAAGAGCTGTTGTTGATGGTGATCAGACGGTTACCTCTGCAGTAGACCTTCTATTCAAAAATTTTTATGAAAAAAAATAA
- the scpA gene encoding methylmalonyl-CoA mutase: MLNKPNFRQIKISSFKEEKSNREKEEITASIEDLFYETNEQIKVKSLYTRDDRDHLAHLGDLPGLPPFTRGPYPTMYVNRPWTVRQYAGFSTAEESNAFYRRNLAMGQKGLSVAFDLATHRGYDSDHRRVVGDVGKAGVAIDSVLDMKTLFDGIPLDQMSVSMTMNGAVLPIMAFYIVTAEEQGVRKEQLSGTIQNDILKEYMVRNTYIYPPEMSMKIIADIFSYTSKYMPKFNSISISGYHMQEAGAPADIELAYTLADGLEYVRTGLKAGIDIDSFAPRLSFFWAIGMNYFMEVAKMRAGRYIWAKMMKPFSPQSEKSMVLRTHSQTSGWSLTEQDPFNNVTRTLIEAHAAAMGHTQSLHTNALDEAIALPTDFSARIARNTQLFLQEETGITNVIDPWGGSYYVEALTDELIKRAWEHIEEIEELGGMAKAIETGLPKMKIEEAAAKRQAKIDSGEETIIGVNRYRVDKEEDIEILDIDNTAVRLKQIEKLAYVKANRDEQEVKRTLEALTKGAQTGEGNLLELAVNAARARATIGEISDAVEVVAGRHKAIIRSISGVYSSAYSNEEEMKEVQRMTEEFLENEGRRPRILIAKMGQDGHDRGAKVISTAFADLGFDVDIGPLFQTPKETALQAIENDVHVIGISSLAAGHKTLLPQLMKELKDLGRDDILVVIGGVIPAQDYDYLYSQGAAAIFGPGTVIPVAAQKVVSAIYERLGYEEVEK, encoded by the coding sequence ATGCTTAACAAACCCAATTTTCGTCAAATAAAGATTTCGTCCTTTAAGGAAGAAAAGAGTAACCGAGAAAAAGAAGAAATAACTGCCTCCATAGAGGATTTATTTTACGAAACAAATGAACAAATCAAAGTAAAGTCTTTATATACGAGAGATGACCGTGATCATTTAGCTCATCTTGGAGATTTACCTGGTTTGCCCCCCTTTACAAGAGGACCATATCCTACGATGTATGTTAATAGGCCTTGGACGGTAAGACAGTATGCAGGCTTTTCTACCGCAGAGGAAAGTAATGCATTTTATCGTAGAAATTTAGCAATGGGACAAAAGGGACTGTCAGTAGCATTTGATTTAGCTACCCATAGAGGCTACGACTCTGATCATCGACGCGTCGTAGGTGACGTAGGAAAAGCGGGTGTTGCTATAGACTCTGTACTCGATATGAAAACCTTGTTTGATGGCATTCCTCTTGACCAGATGTCTGTCTCGATGACAATGAATGGAGCCGTTTTGCCGATCATGGCCTTTTACATTGTAACGGCTGAGGAGCAAGGGGTACGTAAGGAACAGTTATCTGGGACGATTCAAAATGATATTTTAAAAGAATATATGGTTCGTAATACATATATTTATCCACCAGAAATGTCGATGAAAATTATCGCTGATATTTTTTCGTATACTTCTAAGTATATGCCGAAATTCAATAGCATTAGTATTTCAGGATATCATATGCAGGAGGCGGGAGCACCGGCTGATATCGAGCTTGCTTACACACTAGCAGACGGGCTCGAATATGTTCGAACAGGTCTAAAAGCGGGTATTGATATCGATTCCTTTGCCCCAAGATTATCATTTTTTTGGGCGATTGGTATGAATTATTTCATGGAAGTAGCTAAGATGAGGGCAGGGCGTTACATTTGGGCAAAGATGATGAAGCCGTTTTCTCCTCAAAGTGAGAAATCTATGGTGTTACGTACCCATTCCCAAACATCTGGATGGAGCTTAACTGAACAGGATCCGTTTAATAATGTGACTCGCACACTAATCGAAGCACATGCTGCAGCGATGGGCCATACTCAATCTCTTCACACAAATGCTCTAGATGAAGCTATTGCACTTCCAACCGATTTTTCTGCTAGAATTGCTCGCAATACGCAGTTATTTCTTCAGGAAGAAACCGGAATCACGAATGTGATTGACCCTTGGGGTGGATCGTATTATGTTGAAGCACTAACTGATGAGTTGATTAAACGTGCATGGGAGCATATTGAAGAGATTGAAGAGCTAGGTGGAATGGCAAAAGCAATTGAAACCGGCTTGCCAAAAATGAAGATTGAAGAAGCGGCAGCAAAGCGTCAAGCCAAAATTGACTCAGGCGAGGAAACAATCATCGGTGTCAATCGTTACCGAGTTGATAAAGAAGAAGATATTGAGATTTTAGACATTGATAACACGGCTGTAAGATTAAAGCAAATTGAAAAACTGGCATACGTAAAGGCGAATAGAGACGAGCAAGAAGTAAAGCGAACTCTAGAAGCATTAACAAAAGGGGCACAGACAGGAGAAGGAAATCTTCTTGAACTTGCGGTAAACGCAGCCAGGGCTCGTGCAACAATCGGGGAAATTTCAGATGCGGTCGAAGTTGTTGCAGGAAGACACAAAGCGATTATCCGCTCAATTAGTGGAGTATATAGCTCTGCGTACTCGAATGAAGAGGAAATGAAAGAAGTTCAGCGCATGACAGAGGAATTTCTAGAAAACGAAGGACGCCGTCCAAGAATCCTTATTGCCAAGATGGGACAGGACGGTCACGACAGGGGAGCAAAAGTGATATCAACGGCTTTTGCTGATTTAGGATTTGATGTGGATATTGGACCGTTATTCCAAACACCAAAGGAGACCGCTTTACAAGCGATCGAAAATGATGTTCACGTGATTGGAATAAGCTCACTTGCTGCCGGCCATAAAACACTGCTTCCACAGTTAATGAAAGAATTAAAGGACTTAGGTCGTGATGATATTTTAGTGGTAATCGGTGGCGTGATCCCTGCTCAAGATTATGACTATTTATATAGCCAAGGGGCTGCCGCTATTTTTGGACCAGGGACCGTCATTCCAGTAGCTGCTCAAAAGGTGGTAAGTGCTATCTACGAGCGATTAGGCTATGAGGAAGTGGAAAAGTAA
- a CDS encoding methylmalonyl-CoA mutase family protein, whose protein sequence is MANLTRHTMQIKDMKHASFPLWQEEDWTEKSEQSLKGKKVEHLIKHTYEQIKMKPLYFKKEQHCSQFPGIPDYRRGIDSYLGEKQPWRIAQTIHASTGNELKDKIEAAIKGGQSAVSFSVQEDISYQSIFEAFTDRLPVCVHAKKGHQSKLLSELSSVKERSDIQGFIATDPLAQLASDGYLEEPVNDFYDELAKNIQFASQKFPELKTILVDTTPYHNGGANAVQEIAISLATAVFHLEELSNRNIPIETILSKYIFHFSVGANFFMEIAKLRAARMLWSEIVKAYGGSNENQKMVISAQTSSFTKTVYDPYVNLLRSSNEAFAAVIGGVQYLHVSPFNELEGNREEFSERIARNTQLILKEEALICKTHDPAGGSWYIEELTDEITKKAWELFLQIDDYGGMLSSLVDGYIQSQISKVLDNRKNDSFTRKQSIVGTNMYANLEDQPLKLCMQQKTTPEAVAIKIPELKQSRLSEPYETLRSLSEKLERQPVVGVICIGGLKQFKPQADFIAGFLAPGGIVTEKSEGADSWEQIQKYIESSNHSTYCLCGAYGEFEELGLTIVKEFHTNYPEKRLYLAGLPEAKDVWLQSGVTDFFHRQSNCYDSLSSLLTEMEETTHA, encoded by the coding sequence GTGGCAAATTTGACACGGCATACAATGCAAATAAAAGATATGAAACATGCGTCATTCCCACTTTGGCAAGAAGAAGACTGGACCGAAAAAAGTGAACAGTCACTGAAAGGAAAAAAGGTAGAACATTTAATAAAACATACATACGAGCAGATAAAAATGAAACCGCTTTATTTTAAAAAAGAACAACACTGTTCTCAATTTCCTGGTATCCCAGATTATCGAAGAGGAATTGATTCGTATTTGGGGGAGAAGCAACCATGGAGAATAGCTCAGACCATTCACGCGTCTACCGGAAATGAGCTAAAAGACAAGATTGAAGCTGCAATCAAAGGCGGACAGTCCGCTGTTTCTTTCTCTGTTCAAGAGGATATCTCCTATCAATCTATATTTGAAGCGTTTACGGACCGTTTACCAGTTTGCGTTCATGCAAAGAAAGGTCACCAATCCAAACTCCTTTCAGAGCTCAGTAGCGTCAAAGAGAGAAGTGATATACAAGGCTTTATCGCAACGGATCCGTTAGCTCAATTAGCTTCAGATGGCTATTTAGAAGAGCCAGTGAACGATTTCTATGATGAATTAGCAAAAAACATTCAATTTGCCTCACAAAAATTCCCAGAACTAAAAACAATTCTTGTAGACACAACTCCCTATCATAATGGGGGGGCTAACGCCGTCCAAGAGATCGCGATTTCTCTTGCAACTGCCGTATTCCACCTAGAAGAACTCTCTAACCGAAACATACCGATCGAAACAATACTATCTAAATATATTTTTCACTTCTCAGTAGGAGCCAATTTCTTTATGGAAATTGCTAAGTTAAGAGCAGCACGGATGCTTTGGAGTGAAATCGTAAAAGCATACGGTGGAAGTAACGAAAATCAAAAAATGGTCATATCAGCACAAACATCAAGCTTTACAAAAACAGTTTATGATCCATATGTGAATCTTCTTCGTTCTAGTAATGAAGCATTTGCTGCAGTTATCGGAGGGGTTCAATATTTGCATGTAAGTCCATTTAATGAGCTCGAAGGGAACAGAGAAGAGTTCTCAGAGCGAATTGCTCGAAATACTCAACTTATTCTAAAAGAAGAAGCGCTTATTTGTAAAACACACGATCCAGCTGGAGGTTCCTGGTATATAGAAGAACTAACTGATGAGATTACCAAGAAGGCATGGGAGCTGTTTTTGCAAATTGATGATTATGGCGGTATGCTATCCTCCCTTGTTGATGGTTACATCCAATCACAAATCTCTAAAGTATTGGATAATAGAAAGAATGATAGTTTCACAAGAAAACAATCGATTGTCGGTACCAATATGTACGCAAATTTAGAAGATCAACCATTAAAATTATGCATGCAGCAAAAAACAACACCTGAAGCAGTAGCCATCAAGATACCCGAGTTAAAGCAATCTAGACTTTCAGAACCTTATGAAACCCTTAGAAGCCTTTCTGAAAAACTAGAACGGCAACCAGTGGTAGGGGTAATTTGTATAGGTGGATTAAAACAGTTTAAGCCACAAGCAGATTTTATTGCGGGCTTTCTTGCGCCAGGTGGGATCGTTACGGAAAAAAGTGAGGGAGCTGACAGTTGGGAACAAATTCAGAAGTATATTGAAAGTAGTAACCATTCAACTTACTGCTTGTGTGGAGCGTATGGAGAATTTGAAGAATTGGGGCTTACCATCGTGAAAGAATTTCATACGAATTATCCAGAAAAACGACTATATTTGGCAGGGCTACCTGAAGCAAAGGATGTATGGCTTCAATCAGGTGTAACGGACTTTTTTCATCGACAAAGTAACTGCTATGATTCTCTATCGAGTCTCTTGACTGAAATGGAGGAAACCACTCATGCTTAA